One Weissella ceti DNA window includes the following coding sequences:
- the rlmH gene encoding 23S rRNA (pseudouridine(1915)-N(3))-methyltransferase RlmH yields MNVKIISVGKLKEKYLKDGIAEYSKRLQKFAKFEIIEVPDEKAPEQLSQAEMDKIMQKEGERILSKIKDREYVFALAIKGTERSSEELAQEIEKLTVSGKSDLTFIIGGSLGLDPAVLKRANTQISFGRFTLPHQLMRLVLTEQIYRAFMINQGSPYHK; encoded by the coding sequence ATGAACGTTAAAATCATCAGTGTTGGTAAGTTAAAAGAAAAATATCTAAAAGACGGAATTGCTGAGTACTCAAAGCGTCTACAAAAGTTTGCGAAGTTCGAAATTATCGAAGTTCCTGATGAAAAAGCGCCTGAGCAATTATCTCAAGCCGAGATGGACAAGATTATGCAAAAAGAAGGTGAACGAATCTTAAGTAAGATCAAGGATCGTGAATATGTTTTTGCTCTTGCTATTAAAGGTACAGAACGCAGTAGTGAAGAATTGGCGCAAGAAATTGAAAAATTGACCGTTTCTGGAAAGTCCGATCTAACATTCATCATTGGTGGATCTTTGGGATTAGATCCTGCTGTACTAAAGCGCGCAAACACACAAATTAGTTTTGGTCGTTTCACTTTACCTCATCAACTAATGCGTTTAGTTTTGACTGAACAAATTTACCGTGCGTTTATGATTAATCAAGGGTCTCCTTACCACAAGTAA